The proteins below are encoded in one region of Mycobacterium shinjukuense:
- a CDS encoding FAD-binding protein, with product MSTDIPATVNADTVTSWSDEVDAVVIGFGIAGGCAAVSAAAAGARVLVLERAAAAGGTTALAGGHFYLGGGTAVQQATGHPDSPEEMYKYLVAVSRQPDHAKIRAYCDGSVEHFNWLEGLGFQFERSYFPGKAVIQPNTEGLMFTGNEKVWPFLEMALPAPRGHKVPVPGDTGGASMVIDLLLKRAASLGVQIRYETGATQLVVDRSGAVIGVRWKRFAHTGAIKAKSVIIAAGGFVMNPEMVAKYTPKLAEKPFVLGNTYDDGLGIRLGVSAGGATQHMDQIFITAPPYPPSILLTGIIVNKLGRRFVAEDSYHARTAGFIMEQPDSAAYLIVDEAHLQQPKMPLVPLIDGWETVADMEAALGIPEGNLAATLDRYNGYAARGQDPDFHKQPEFLAPQDNGPWGAFDMSLGKAMYAGFTLGGLATSVDGQVLRDDGSVVAGLYAAGACASNIAQDGKGYASGTQLGEGSFFGRRAGAHAAARAQGM from the coding sequence ATGAGCACCGACATCCCCGCGACGGTGAATGCGGACACGGTGACGTCCTGGTCGGATGAGGTCGACGCGGTGGTCATCGGTTTCGGCATCGCCGGCGGCTGCGCGGCGGTCAGCGCGGCCGCCGCCGGTGCGCGCGTGCTCGTGCTCGAACGTGCCGCCGCGGCGGGCGGCACCACCGCGCTCGCCGGGGGACACTTCTACCTGGGTGGCGGCACCGCGGTCCAACAGGCGACCGGCCACCCCGACTCGCCCGAGGAGATGTACAAGTACCTGGTCGCGGTGTCCCGGCAGCCTGATCACGCCAAGATTCGCGCCTACTGCGATGGCAGCGTCGAGCATTTCAACTGGTTGGAGGGCCTGGGTTTTCAGTTCGAGCGCAGTTACTTTCCCGGCAAGGCGGTGATTCAACCCAACACCGAGGGGTTGATGTTCACCGGCAACGAGAAGGTGTGGCCCTTCCTGGAGATGGCGCTGCCGGCGCCGCGCGGCCACAAGGTGCCGGTACCCGGTGACACCGGTGGCGCCAGCATGGTGATCGACCTGCTGCTCAAGCGGGCAGCGAGTCTGGGGGTGCAGATCCGGTACGAGACGGGTGCCACCCAGCTGGTTGTGGACCGCTCGGGTGCGGTAATCGGGGTGCGGTGGAAGCGGTTCGCTCACACCGGTGCGATCAAAGCGAAGTCGGTGATCATCGCGGCCGGCGGATTCGTGATGAACCCGGAGATGGTGGCCAAATACACCCCGAAGCTGGCGGAGAAGCCGTTCGTGCTCGGCAACACCTACGACGATGGGCTGGGCATCCGGCTGGGTGTGTCGGCCGGCGGCGCCACCCAGCACATGGACCAGATCTTCATCACCGCGCCGCCGTACCCGCCGTCGATCCTGCTCACCGGGATCATCGTCAACAAGCTCGGGCGGCGGTTCGTCGCCGAGGACTCCTATCATGCCAGGACCGCCGGGTTCATCATGGAACAGCCGGACAGCGCGGCCTATTTGATCGTCGACGAAGCGCACCTGCAACAGCCCAAGATGCCGCTGGTCCCGCTGATCGACGGCTGGGAAACCGTCGCCGACATGGAAGCCGCACTTGGCATCCCGGAGGGCAACCTAGCCGCGACGCTGGATCGCTACAACGGCTACGCCGCGCGCGGCCAGGATCCCGACTTCCACAAACAGCCGGAATTCCTTGCCCCGCAAGACAACGGACCGTGGGGTGCGTTCGACATGTCACTGGGCAAGGCGATGTATGCCGGGTTCACCCTCGGCGGGCTGGCCACCTCGGTGGATGGCCAGGTGCTGCGCGACGACGGCAGCGTGGTGGCAGGTCTTTACGCGGCCGGTGCGTGCGCGTCCAATATCGCCCAGGACGGCAAGGGATATGCCAGCGGGACGCAACTAGGTGAGGGGTCCTTTTTTGGGCGCCGCGCCGGGGCGCACGCGGCAGCCCGAGCGCAGGGCATGTAA
- a CDS encoding ABC transporter ATP-binding protein/permease, whose protein sequence is MGPTPFTPSIDWSKALVDSLYWIGKAWTISAVCVLVALVLCRFATPWGRQFWRITREYFVGPRSVGVWLMLGVLLLSVVLAVRLNVLFSYQGNDMYTALQKAFQGTAAGDDAVKRSGVHGFWMSIQVFSIMAVIHVARVMADIYLTQRFIIAWRVWLTDHLTRDWLDGRAYYRDLFIDETIDNPDQRIQQDIDIFTAGAGGTPNAPSNGTGSTLLFGAVQSIISVISFTAILWNLSGTLTIVGVSFPRAMFWTVLIYVLVATIISFIIGRPLIWLSFRNEKLNAAFRYALVRLRDAAEAVGFYRGERVERTQLRRRFTPVIDNYRRYVRRSIGFNGWNLSVSQTIVPLPWVIQAPRLFAGQINFGDVGQTATSFGNIHDSLSFFRNNYDAFASFRAAIIRLYGLVDANEKGRALPAILTRPSDDESVELNDIEVRTPAGDQLIDPLDVRLERGDSLVITGRSGSGKTSLLRSLAELWPYASGTLRRPDGENETMFLSQLPYVPLGTLRDVVCYPNSAADVAEATLRDTLTKVALAPLCDRLDEERDWAKVLSPGEQQRVAFARILLTKPKAVFLDESTSALDTGLEFALYQLLRSELPDCIVVSVSHRPALERLHDHQLELLGDGEWRLARTEAAPAEV, encoded by the coding sequence TTGGGCCCGACACCGTTTACGCCGTCCATCGACTGGTCTAAGGCATTGGTGGATTCGCTGTATTGGATCGGCAAAGCCTGGACGATCAGTGCCGTCTGCGTGCTGGTCGCGCTGGTGCTGTGCAGGTTCGCCACACCGTGGGGCCGGCAGTTCTGGCGGATCACCCGCGAGTACTTCGTTGGCCCCCGCAGCGTCGGGGTGTGGCTGATGCTCGGAGTGCTGCTGCTGTCGGTGGTGCTGGCGGTGCGTCTCAACGTGTTGTTCAGCTACCAGGGCAACGACATGTACACCGCCCTGCAGAAGGCATTCCAAGGCACCGCCGCCGGCGATGACGCGGTGAAACGCTCAGGCGTGCACGGGTTTTGGATGTCGATTCAGGTTTTCAGCATCATGGCCGTGATACATGTGGCCCGGGTGATGGCCGACATCTACTTGACGCAACGTTTCATCATCGCCTGGCGGGTGTGGCTGACCGACCACCTCACCCGGGATTGGCTCGACGGCAGGGCGTACTACCGCGACCTGTTCATCGACGAAACGATCGACAACCCCGACCAACGCATCCAGCAGGACATCGACATCTTCACCGCCGGCGCCGGTGGCACCCCGAATGCCCCCTCCAACGGAACGGGCAGCACGCTGCTGTTCGGGGCCGTGCAATCGATTATCTCGGTGATTTCCTTCACCGCGATCCTGTGGAACCTGTCCGGCACCCTGACCATCGTGGGGGTGTCCTTCCCGCGCGCGATGTTCTGGACGGTGCTGATCTATGTGTTGGTGGCCACCATCATCTCGTTCATCATCGGGCGGCCGCTGATTTGGCTCAGCTTCCGCAACGAAAAGCTCAACGCCGCTTTCCGGTACGCGCTGGTGCGGCTGCGCGACGCCGCCGAGGCGGTGGGTTTCTACCGCGGCGAGCGGGTGGAACGCACCCAGTTGCGGCGACGGTTCACCCCGGTCATCGACAACTACCGGCGGTATGTGCGCCGCAGCATCGGGTTCAACGGATGGAACCTGTCGGTGAGTCAGACGATTGTTCCGCTGCCGTGGGTGATTCAGGCGCCTCGATTGTTCGCCGGGCAGATCAACTTCGGGGACGTGGGTCAGACGGCGACTTCGTTTGGCAATATTCACGATTCGTTGTCGTTCTTCCGCAATAACTACGACGCGTTCGCGTCCTTCCGCGCGGCGATCATCCGCTTGTACGGACTGGTTGACGCCAACGAAAAGGGCCGCGCCCTGCCCGCGATACTGACCCGGCCGAGCGACGACGAGTCCGTGGAGCTCAACGACATCGAGGTGCGTACGCCCGCCGGTGATCAGTTGATCGACCCGCTCGACGTGCGGCTGGAGCGCGGCGACTCGCTGGTGATCACCGGGCGTTCCGGGTCCGGCAAGACCTCGCTGCTGCGCAGCCTGGCGGAATTGTGGCCGTATGCCTCCGGGACGCTGCGCCGTCCAGACGGTGAGAACGAAACAATGTTCTTGTCGCAGTTGCCGTATGTGCCGCTGGGCACCCTGCGGGATGTGGTGTGCTACCCGAACTCGGCGGCCGACGTGGCCGAGGCCACGTTGCGCGACACGCTGACGAAGGTGGCCCTGGCCCCGCTGTGCGACCGGCTCGATGAAGAACGAGACTGGGCCAAGGTGCTCTCCCCCGGTGAGCAGCAACGCGTCGCGTTTGCCCGCATCCTGCTCACCAAACCCAAGGCGGTCTTCCTCGACGAAAGCACCTCGGCGCTGGACACCGGGCTGGAATTTGCGCTCTACCAATTGCTGCGCAGCGAGCTGCCGGACTGCATCGTGGTCAGCGTCAGTCATCGCCCCGCCCTCGAGCGGCTGCACGACCACCAGCTCGAACTGCTTGGTGACGGCGAGTGGCGGCTGGCCCGAACCGAGGCGGCACCCGCCGAAGTGTAA
- a CDS encoding small basic family protein, with amino-acid sequence MIGIAALAVGIVLGLVLHPGVPEVIQPYLPIAVVAALDAVFGGLRAYLERIFDPKVFVVSFVFNVLVAALIVYVGDQLGVGTQLSTAIIVVLGIRIFGNTAALRRRLFGA; translated from the coding sequence ATGATCGGCATCGCGGCGCTGGCCGTTGGCATCGTGCTGGGGCTGGTGTTGCACCCCGGTGTGCCCGAGGTGATCCAGCCCTATCTGCCCATCGCGGTGGTCGCCGCGCTGGACGCGGTGTTCGGCGGGCTGCGCGCCTACCTGGAGCGGATCTTTGACCCGAAGGTCTTCGTGGTTTCGTTCGTCTTCAATGTCCTGGTGGCCGCCCTGATCGTTTACGTCGGCGACCAACTGGGCGTGGGCACCCAGTTATCCACCGCGATCATCGTGGTGTTGGGCATCCGAATCTTCGGCAACACCGCCGCGCTGCGGCGTCGGCTGTTCGGCGCATGA
- a CDS encoding CDP-alcohol phosphatidyltransferase family protein: MGPVLIQNRVLTVPNVLSVVRLALIPVFVYLMLVAHLNGWAVTILVFSGVSDWADGKIARLLNQSSRLGVLLDPAVDRLYMITVPIVLGLSGIVPWWFVVMLLARDAALAVTLPLLWSRGISALPVTYLGKAATFALMAGFPVLLLGQWDTVWSRVLKACGWAFLVWGMYAYLWAFALYVVQMTMVVRRLPRIKSWVHHLVARNARGDGEHG; encoded by the coding sequence ATGGGGCCGGTGCTCATACAGAATCGCGTGCTGACGGTACCCAACGTGCTGAGCGTCGTCCGCCTCGCGCTCATCCCCGTGTTCGTCTACCTCATGCTGGTGGCACACCTCAACGGTTGGGCGGTGACGATCTTGGTGTTCAGCGGCGTCTCCGATTGGGCGGACGGCAAGATCGCCCGGCTGCTGAACCAGTCGTCGCGGTTGGGTGTGCTGCTGGATCCGGCCGTCGATCGGCTCTACATGATCACCGTTCCCATCGTGTTGGGGCTGAGCGGGATCGTGCCGTGGTGGTTCGTCGTCATGCTGCTGGCACGCGATGCGGCATTGGCGGTGACGCTGCCGTTGCTGTGGAGCCGCGGAATATCGGCGCTGCCGGTGACCTACCTCGGCAAGGCCGCGACTTTCGCGCTGATGGCCGGCTTTCCCGTGCTGCTGCTGGGACAGTGGGACACGGTGTGGAGCCGAGTGCTCAAGGCCTGTGGTTGGGCGTTTCTGGTCTGGGGCATGTATGCCTACCTGTGGGCGTTCGCGCTGTACGTGGTGCAGATGACGATGGTGGTTCGCCGACTGCCAAGGATCAAAAGCTGGGTCCATCACCTGGTCGCCCGAAATGCCCGAGGTGACGGTGAGCATGGCTGA
- a CDS encoding acetolactate synthase → MSTDAAPAQTFHAGRLIARRLKASGIDTVFTLSGGHLFSLYDGCRAEGIRLIDTRHEQTAAFAAEGWSKVTRVPGVAALTAGPGVTNGMSAMAAAQQNQSPLVVLGGRAPALRWGMGSLQEIDHVPFVAPLARFAATAQSAQHAGLLVDHALRTAVGAPSGVAFVDFPMDHVFSLSHDEGRPGALTHPPAVTGPDGGALDRAADLLAAAQRPVIMAGTNVWWGHAEVALLRLAEQLRIPVLMNGMARGVVPADHPLAFSRARATALGAADVALIVGVPMDFRLGFGGVFGPQTQLVVADRAVPERDHPRPVAVGLYGELSAMLSTLAGSGGRADHREWIAELRTAETAARDRERAELADDRVPLHPMRVYAELTAVLDRDAIVVIDAGDFGSYAGRVIDSYLPGCWLDSGPFGCLGSGPGYALAAKLARPERQVVLLQGDGAFGFSGMEWDTLVRHHVPVVSVIGNNGIWGLEKHPMEALYGYSVVAELRPGTRYDQVVRALGGHGELVSAPAELRPALERAIASGLPAVVNVLTDPGVAYPRRSNLA, encoded by the coding sequence ATGAGCACCGACGCCGCCCCCGCCCAGACCTTTCACGCCGGCCGGCTGATCGCCCGTCGGCTCAAGGCCAGCGGCATCGACACCGTTTTCACGCTCTCGGGTGGCCACCTGTTTTCCCTCTACGACGGCTGCCGCGCCGAAGGCATCCGGCTGATCGACACCCGCCACGAGCAGACCGCCGCCTTCGCCGCCGAGGGCTGGTCGAAGGTCACCAGGGTGCCGGGCGTGGCCGCGCTGACCGCGGGACCGGGCGTGACCAACGGGATGAGCGCCATGGCGGCCGCCCAGCAAAACCAATCGCCGCTGGTCGTGCTCGGCGGCCGGGCGCCGGCGCTGCGCTGGGGCATGGGCTCCCTGCAGGAGATCGACCACGTGCCGTTTGTGGCACCGCTGGCTCGCTTCGCCGCCACCGCACAGTCGGCCCAGCACGCGGGCCTACTCGTCGACCACGCGCTGCGGACGGCGGTGGGCGCCCCGTCGGGTGTGGCGTTCGTCGACTTCCCGATGGACCACGTGTTTTCCCTGTCCCACGACGAGGGCCGCCCCGGCGCGCTGACGCACCCGCCGGCGGTCACCGGCCCCGACGGTGGCGCCCTGGACCGCGCCGCGGACCTGCTGGCGGCGGCCCAGCGGCCGGTGATCATGGCCGGAACCAACGTGTGGTGGGGGCACGCGGAGGTGGCGCTGCTGCGGCTGGCCGAGCAGCTGCGGATCCCGGTGCTGATGAACGGGATGGCCCGCGGAGTGGTGCCCGCCGACCACCCGCTGGCCTTCTCCCGGGCACGGGCCACAGCCTTGGGTGCGGCCGATGTCGCGCTGATCGTCGGCGTGCCGATGGATTTCCGCCTGGGCTTCGGCGGGGTGTTCGGGCCGCAAACGCAACTCGTGGTGGCCGACCGCGCCGTGCCGGAGCGTGATCATCCGCGGCCGGTTGCGGTGGGGCTCTACGGGGAGCTGAGCGCGATGCTGTCGACGCTGGCCGGATCCGGCGGCCGGGCCGACCACCGGGAGTGGATCGCCGAGCTGCGGACGGCCGAAACCGCGGCACGCGACCGGGAAAGGGCCGAGCTCGCCGATGACCGGGTCCCGCTGCACCCGATGCGGGTGTACGCCGAGCTGACGGCGGTGCTTGACCGGGACGCCATCGTCGTCATCGATGCCGGCGATTTCGGGTCCTATGCCGGCCGGGTGATCGACAGCTATCTACCCGGGTGCTGGCTGGACAGCGGTCCCTTCGGCTGTCTTGGTTCGGGCCCGGGCTACGCGTTGGCCGCCAAACTGGCCCGGCCGGAGCGCCAGGTGGTGCTCCTGCAAGGCGATGGTGCGTTTGGGTTCAGCGGAATGGAATGGGACACCTTGGTGCGCCACCACGTGCCAGTCGTGTCGGTGATCGGCAACAACGGCATCTGGGGTTTGGAGAAACACCCGATGGAGGCGCTGTACGGCTATTCGGTGGTGGCCGAGCTGCGCCCGGGGACCCGCTACGACCAGGTGGTGCGCGCCCTGGGCGGACACGGCGAGCTGGTGTCGGCGCCCGCCGAGCTGCGCCCGGCGCTGGAACGCGCAATCGCCAGCGGTCTGCCGGCCGTCGTCAACGTCCTCACCGACCCGGGCGTCGCCTATCCGCGCCGATCCAACCTGGCATGA
- a CDS encoding DUF881 domain-containing protein: MADSDRLLGGYDPNAGYSAHASRPPRIPVPSLLRALLSEHLDPGYAAAAAERVRSGAPRSRRARLVDGLWQALAALLVAAVFAAAVAQARSVAPGVRAAQQLLATSVRATQSAAATLAQRRAVLAARVDEVQRLALADDAEGRRLLARLDALSLAAASTPVIGPGVTVTVTEPGSGPNLSDASKQRVRGSQQIILDRDLQLVVNSLWASGAEAISVDGARIGPNVTIRQAGGAILVDNNPTSSPYTILAVGPPHTVHDVFERSPGLRRLRLLELSYGVGVSVNVSDRLALPAGASRDVKFAKQIGS, translated from the coding sequence ATGGCTGACTCCGACCGACTGCTCGGCGGCTATGACCCAAACGCCGGCTACAGCGCCCATGCGTCCCGGCCGCCACGCATTCCGGTGCCGTCCCTGCTACGCGCGCTGTTGTCCGAGCATCTGGATCCCGGTTACGCCGCGGCGGCCGCCGAACGTGTCCGCTCGGGCGCACCGCGGTCCCGCCGAGCCCGCCTGGTCGACGGGCTGTGGCAGGCGTTGGCGGCGTTGTTGGTCGCCGCGGTGTTTGCCGCCGCGGTCGCACAAGCCCGCTCGGTGGCCCCCGGCGTGCGCGCCGCACAGCAGCTGCTGGCGACGAGCGTGCGTGCCACCCAATCCGCCGCCGCCACGTTGGCCCAACGGCGCGCCGTGCTCGCGGCACGAGTCGACGAGGTGCAGCGACTCGCGCTCGCCGACGACGCCGAGGGACGGCGGCTGCTGGCCCGTCTGGACGCGCTGAGCCTCGCGGCGGCCAGCACACCGGTCATCGGTCCCGGTGTGACGGTCACCGTGACCGAGCCCGGCTCCGGCCCCAACCTTTCCGACGCGTCCAAACAGCGGGTACGCGGCAGCCAGCAAATCATCTTGGACCGCGACCTGCAGCTCGTCGTCAATTCGTTGTGGGCCAGCGGGGCAGAGGCGATCTCCGTCGACGGCGCCCGCATCGGGCCCAACGTGACCATCCGGCAAGCCGGCGGTGCGATCCTGGTGGACAACAATCCCACCAGCAGCCCGTACACGATTCTTGCGGTGGGCCCCCCGCACACCGTGCACGATGTCTTCGAACGCAGTCCCGGCCTGCGCCGCCTGAGGTTGCTCGAGCTCTCCTACGGTGTGGGCGTCAGCGTCAACGTCAGCGACCGCCTGGCGCTGCCTGCCGGCGCCAGCCGGGATGTCAAGTTCGCCAAGCAGATTGGGTCCTAG
- the gcvH gene encoding glycine cleavage system protein GcvH, with protein MSDIPTDLHYTAEHEWIRRSAQDTVRVGITDYAQSALGDVVFVQLPAVGTEVTAGEAFGEVESTKSVSDLYAPVSGTVSAVNGDLEGSPQLVNSDPYGAGWLLDIQVESSAVGGLESALALLLDAEAYRARLTE; from the coding sequence GTGAGCGATATCCCGACCGATCTGCACTACACCGCCGAACACGAGTGGATTCGCCGCAGTGCGCAGGACACCGTGCGGGTCGGGATCACTGACTACGCGCAGTCGGCGCTGGGCGACGTCGTCTTCGTCCAGTTGCCGGCCGTGGGCACCGAGGTGACCGCGGGCGAAGCCTTCGGCGAGGTGGAATCGACCAAGTCGGTGTCGGATCTGTATGCGCCGGTTTCGGGCACGGTGTCCGCGGTCAACGGCGATCTGGAAGGCAGTCCGCAACTGGTGAATTCCGACCCGTACGGTGCCGGCTGGCTGCTCGATATCCAGGTCGAAAGCTCCGCTGTCGGCGGCCTGGAATCCGCGCTTGCGCTGCTGCTCGACGCCGAGGCCTACCGTGCCAGGCTGACCGAATGA
- a CDS encoding DUF881 domain-containing protein: MSQDPAATQHQRAAAEPDAQAARRGRHELPAHQPRPRIGRLRRTGASAMLWGGRTRLVFGALAILLCLVLGVAIATQVRQTESGDSLETARPADLLVLLDSLRQREATLSTEVAELQNTLNALQASGNTDQAAIESAQTKLAALAILAGVVGATGPGVTVKIDDPGPGVAPEALLDVINELRAAGAEAIEISDGRQSVRVGVDTWVVGTPGSLTIDTKVLSPPYSILAIGDPPTLAAAMNIPGGAEDSVKRVGARISVQQVDRVDVTTLRQPKPHQYAQPVK, from the coding sequence ATGAGCCAGGATCCCGCGGCAACGCAGCACCAGCGCGCCGCAGCCGAACCCGACGCCCAGGCCGCACGGCGCGGCCGGCACGAACTGCCCGCCCACCAACCGCGTCCGCGGATCGGGCGCCTGCGCCGCACCGGGGCGTCGGCAATGCTGTGGGGTGGTCGCACGCGCCTGGTGTTCGGGGCGCTGGCGATCCTGCTGTGCCTGGTGTTGGGGGTCGCGATTGCCACCCAGGTGCGCCAGACCGAATCCGGTGACTCTCTCGAAACGGCCCGCCCCGCAGACCTGTTGGTGCTGTTGGATTCGTTGCGGCAGCGCGAGGCCACGTTGAGCACCGAAGTGGCCGAACTGCAAAACACCCTGAACGCGTTGCAGGCCTCGGGCAACACCGACCAAGCCGCCATCGAAAGCGCGCAGACAAAGTTGGCCGCGCTGGCCATCCTCGCGGGCGTGGTGGGTGCCACCGGGCCCGGTGTCACCGTCAAGATCGACGACCCCGGGCCGGGTGTGGCACCCGAAGCGCTGCTCGACGTGATCAACGAGTTGCGCGCCGCCGGCGCCGAGGCGATCGAGATCAGCGATGGGCGTCAGTCGGTACGGGTCGGCGTCGACACCTGGGTGGTCGGCACCCCGGGCTCGCTGACCATCGACACCAAAGTCCTGTCCCCGCCGTATTCGATTCTGGCCATTGGCGATCCGCCGACGCTGGCCGCGGCCATGAACATCCCCGGCGGCGCCGAAGACAGTGTGAAACGCGTCGGGGCGCGGATATCGGTGCAGCAGGTCGACCGCGTGGACGTGACCACCTTGCGGCAACCAAAACCACACCAATACGCTCAGCCCGTCAAGTGA
- the secA2 gene encoding accessory Sec system translocase SecA2: MSKNTHALPGRLSGRFWRLLGASTEKNRNRSLALVTASAEYDTEAAELTDEKLRKAAGLLNLDDLAESADIPQFLAIAREASERTTGLRPFDVQLLGALRMLAGDVIEMATGEGKTLAGAIAAAGYALAGRHVHVVTINDYLARRDAQWMGPLLEALGLTVGWITADSTAEDRRAAYDRDITYASVNEIGFDVLRDQLVTDVEDLVSPNPDVALVDEADSVLVDEALVPLVLAGTTHRETPRLEIIKLVGDLVADQNAEEYFATDADNRNVHLTEAGARQVEKALGGIDLYSEEHVGTTLTEVNVALHAHVLLQRDVHYIVRDDAVHLINASRGRIAQLQRWPDGLQAAVEAKEGIETTETGEVLDTITVQALINRYATVCGMTGTALAAGEQLRQFYQLGVSPIPPNTPNIREDESDRVYITAAAKNDAIVAHIAEVHQTGQPVLVGTRDVAESEELHERLLRRGIPAVVLNAKNDAEEARVIAEAGKFGAVTVSTQMAGRGTDIRLGGSDEADHDRVAELGGLHVVGTGRHYTERLDNQLRGRAGRQGDPGSSVFFSSWEDDVVTANLDSNKLPMQTDEDGRIVSPKAAGLLDHAQRVAEGRMLDVHANTWRYNQLIAQQRAIIVERRNTLLRTATAREELAELAPERYAQLSAELSERRLERICRLIMLYHLDRGWADHLAYLADIRESIHLRALGRQNPLDEFHRLAVDAFASLAADAIEAAQQTFETADVDEQEPGLDLSKLARPTSTWTYMVNDNPLSDDTLLTLSLPGVFR, translated from the coding sequence GTGTCCAAGAACACTCACGCGCTACCGGGCCGGCTGAGCGGCCGATTCTGGCGGCTGCTGGGCGCCAGCACGGAAAAGAACCGAAACCGTTCGCTCGCCCTGGTGACCGCCTCAGCGGAGTACGACACGGAAGCCGCCGAGCTCACCGACGAGAAACTCCGCAAGGCGGCAGGGCTGCTCAACCTGGACGATCTCGCGGAATCCGCCGACATCCCGCAGTTCCTCGCGATCGCCCGGGAAGCGTCCGAGCGCACCACCGGGTTACGTCCGTTCGACGTGCAGTTGCTCGGCGCCCTGCGCATGCTTGCCGGTGACGTGATCGAGATGGCCACCGGTGAGGGCAAGACCCTGGCCGGGGCGATCGCCGCCGCCGGCTATGCGCTGGCGGGCCGGCACGTGCACGTCGTCACCATCAACGACTACCTGGCCCGCCGCGACGCGCAGTGGATGGGTCCGTTGCTGGAGGCGTTGGGCCTGACGGTCGGGTGGATCACCGCGGACTCGACGGCCGAAGACCGCCGGGCGGCGTATGACCGCGACATCACCTACGCCTCGGTCAACGAAATCGGTTTCGACGTGCTGCGCGACCAGCTGGTGACCGATGTCGAGGACCTCGTTTCGCCCAACCCGGATGTCGCGCTGGTCGACGAAGCCGACTCCGTGCTGGTCGACGAGGCGCTGGTACCGCTGGTGCTGGCCGGCACCACGCACCGGGAGACGCCGCGGCTGGAGATCATCAAGCTGGTCGGTGACCTGGTCGCCGACCAGAACGCCGAGGAGTACTTTGCCACCGACGCCGACAACCGCAACGTCCACCTGACCGAGGCGGGTGCGCGCCAGGTCGAAAAGGCGCTCGGCGGCATCGACCTGTACTCCGAGGAGCACGTCGGCACCACCCTGACCGAGGTCAACGTCGCGCTGCACGCGCACGTGTTGTTGCAGCGCGACGTGCACTACATCGTCCGCGACGACGCGGTGCACCTGATCAACGCCTCGCGCGGCCGCATCGCCCAGCTGCAGCGCTGGCCGGACGGCCTGCAAGCCGCCGTCGAGGCCAAGGAAGGCATCGAGACCACGGAGACCGGTGAAGTGCTCGACACCATCACGGTGCAGGCGCTGATCAACCGCTACGCAACGGTGTGCGGCATGACGGGCACCGCGCTGGCCGCCGGTGAGCAGCTGCGCCAGTTCTACCAACTTGGTGTCTCACCGATACCGCCGAACACCCCGAATATCCGCGAGGACGAGTCCGACCGGGTCTACATCACGGCCGCGGCCAAGAACGACGCGATCGTCGCGCATATCGCCGAGGTACACCAGACCGGGCAACCGGTGCTGGTCGGCACCCGCGACGTCGCCGAATCCGAGGAGCTGCACGAGCGGCTGCTGCGTCGCGGCATCCCCGCCGTCGTGCTCAATGCGAAAAACGATGCCGAGGAAGCCCGGGTGATCGCCGAGGCCGGCAAGTTCGGTGCGGTGACGGTGTCGACCCAGATGGCCGGCCGCGGCACCGACATCCGGCTGGGCGGATCCGACGAGGCCGACCACGACCGGGTCGCCGAATTGGGCGGGCTGCATGTGGTCGGCACCGGTCGGCATTACACCGAGCGGCTGGACAACCAGTTGCGCGGCCGAGCCGGGCGCCAGGGCGATCCGGGGTCGTCGGTGTTTTTCTCCAGTTGGGAAGACGACGTGGTCACCGCCAACCTGGATTCCAACAAACTGCCGATGCAGACCGACGAGGACGGCCGCATCGTCAGTCCCAAGGCGGCCGGACTGCTCGACCATGCGCAGCGGGTCGCCGAGGGCCGGATGTTGGACGTGCACGCCAACACCTGGCGGTACAACCAGCTGATCGCGCAGCAGCGCGCCATCATCGTCGAGAGGCGAAACACGTTGCTGCGCACCGCAACCGCGCGTGAGGAGCTCGCCGAGCTGGCCCCCGAGCGGTACGCACAGCTGTCCGCGGAGCTGTCGGAGCGGCGGCTCGAAAGGATCTGCCGGTTGATCATGCTGTATCACCTGGACCGCGGCTGGGCCGATCATCTGGCGTACCTAGCCGACATCCGCGAGAGCATCCACCTGCGGGCGCTGGGTCGGCAGAATCCGCTCGACGAGTTCCACCGGTTGGCCGTGGACGCGTTCGCGTCGCTGGCCGCGGACGCGATCGAGGCGGCTCAACAGACGTTCGAAACGGCCGACGTCGATGAGCAGGAGCCGGGGCTGGACCTGTCCAAGCTGGCCCGGCCGACGTCGACGTGGACCTACATGGTCAACGACAACCCGTTGTCCGACGACACGTTGTTGACGCTGAGCCTGCCCGGCGTGTTCCGCTGA